The following proteins come from a genomic window of Phaeodactylum tricornutum CCAP 1055/1 chromosome 19, whole genome shotgun sequence:
- a CDS encoding predicted protein gives MLAADKLQLQSALKQQATALKEKEFNLHHSNLMTVGTQAAVLAGLDITMFIEFNPPAEDSWEEDYRSLGHVLRMVYYGVIVGAFCANMMVVAHTTALSVLGAGLALRGPDGSMMTATDGLYQERNSVFRVFGAGLALTVGSVLVSVWLLLRWEAALVCWIVTLITCRTMYTNYRRVAARFDYDESETVDFRDIMEGPAAIRGVPMYGKPSRRKVLQAAALLQRQLPVQSNYYCRKTTATDEINASYDASETGDDYDDHDDDIDADWNHHAGTEETIGGRN, from the exons ATGCTCGCGGCGGACAAGCTGCAGCTGCAGTCGGCCTTGAAGCAGCAGGCGACGGCACTCAAGGAAAAGGAATTCAATCTCCACCATTCCAACCTCATGACTGTCGGGACGCAAGCCGCCGTCCTCGCCGGTCTCGACATTACCATGTTCATTGAATTCAATCCCCCGGCAGAAGACTCCTGGGAGGAAGACTACCGATCGCTTGGTCACGTACTCCGGATGGTCTATTACGGTGTGATTGTCGGCGCCTTTTGCGCAAACATGATGGTGGTGGCACACACCACGGCGCTTTCCGTACTCGGTGCCGGACTCGCTCTGCGTGGACCGGACGGTAGTATGATGACCGCCACGGACGGATTGTACCAGGAACGCAATTCCGTCTTTCGAGTCTTCGGGGCGGGCCTCGCCCTCACCGTAGGCAGCGTCCTCGTTTCCGTCTGGCTACTCCTCCGCTGGGAAGCCGCACTCGTCTGTTGGATCGTTACGCTCATTACCTGTCGCACCATGTACACCAATTACCGACGAGTAGCAGCCCGATTCGATTACGACGAATCCGAAACGGTCGATTTTCGAGACATTATGGAAGGACCAGCCGCCATTCGCGGTGTCCCCATGTACGGAAAGCCCTCCCGGAGAAAGGTCCTCCAAGCCGCCGCCCTGTTGCAGAGACAGTTGCCCGTCCAATCGAATTACTATTGCCGGAAAACAACAGCAACCGATGAAATCAACGCCAGCTACGATGCTTCGGAAACAGGGGACGACTACGACGACCACGATGATGATATTGATGCCGATTGGAACCACC ATGCTGGCACCGAGGAAACGATCGGCGGGAGAAATTAA
- a CDS encoding predicted protein: MALLRGGVRYVTLAVYVVSAALIHQLFKALQCNNSGSLLTTIADLADNPITVYSQSIESTGTSVTNSVSNATTTGLWLEPFDPDTSLPRSTDLLRELVHTDVKISCPRNLVLVPDTIILPEHGTESPSFDNQIPRVIHITSKSRCMTKSFAANVETWRFANHSLLIHNDVAMERLLHREWPEFPHLSQALECTVSGAARADLWRALILWEYGGIYTDMDNAPGPYFNASTIRPNLDKAMFVVESGGFLSQYFAAAAPRHPLVYLWIQSCLHRLLDLHDVTNQYVPFVTGPGALQAAMQHFMGTQGPKLPSRPSNDAHQASTTTTAQDRYDSFRWVRAGTYQGVIGTNATVRIEGSRQTSDVWWIRRNVIPRKKRVYQQMNMTHFGSIPRWVSNESCWQRIYRNRAKAW, translated from the coding sequence ATGGCGCTGCTCCGAGGAGGGGTCCGATACGTTACTCTTGCGGTCTACGTAGTCTCGGCTGCGCTGATCCATCAGCTGTTTAAGGCATTGCAGTGCAACAACAGTGGTAGCCTCCTCACAACCATAGCGGATCTAGCAGACAACCCAATCACTgtgtattcacagtcaatcgaatCCACGGGAACGTCCGTAACCAACTCCGTGAGCaacgcgacgacgacggggCTGTGGCTTGAACCGTTTGACCCAGACACGTCTTTGCCACGTTCCACTGATTTACTGCGGGAACTGGTACATACAGACGTCAAAATATCCTGTCCCCGCAACTTGGTGCTCGTCCCGGATACCATCATTCTTCCGGAACACGGTACGGAAAGCCCTTCCTTTGACAACCAAATTCCACGCGTTATTCACATCACGAGTAAATCCCGTTGCATGACCAAATCATTCGCCGCTAACGTAGAAACGTGGCGATTCGCGAACCATTCTCTCCTAATTCACAACGACGTCGCCATGGAGCGTTTGCTGCATCGTGAGTGGCCGGAATTCCCTCACTTGTCCCAAGCCCTGGAGTGCACCGTGTCAGGGGCGGCTCGGGCCGACTTGTGGCGAGCATTGATTCTCTGGGAATACGGAGGCATCTACACGGACATGGACAATGCCCCGGGTCCCTATTTTAACGCTAGTACCATTCGCCCCAATCTCGACAAAGCTATGTTCGTGGTCGAAAGTGGCGGCTTTTTGTCGCAATATTTCGCGGCGGCCGCCCCGCGTCATCCCCTCGTGTACTTGTGGATTCAGAGTTGTTTGCACCGACTATTGGACTTGCACGACGTAACAAATCAGTATGTTCCGTTCGTGACTGGCCCCGGAGCACTACAGGCCGCCATGCAACACTTTATGGGCACACAGGGTCCAAAACTACCCTCCCGACCGTCCAACGACGCACACCAGGCGTCCACCACTACTACTGCCCAGGACCGGTACGATTCCTTTCGGTGGGTACGGGCAGGCACGTATCAGGGTGTGATCGGTACGAACGCTACCGTGCGTATCGAAGGATCACGACAAACGTCAGACGTTTGGTGGATTCGTCGCAACGTAATACCGCGTAAAAAGCGTGTGTACCAACAAATGAACATGACGCACTTCGGAAGCATCCCTCGCTGGGTGTCGAACGAAAGCTGTTGGCAACGAATCTATCGTAACCGTGCAAAAGCCTGGTAA
- a CDS encoding predicted protein, which produces MASGDEWCTIESDPGVFTELLEQLGCPRVELQELWSLDEDSLAQLTSSTNRVYGLIFLFQWIGETQKEHATTQTPLNEDDIPSNLFFAHQVTTNACATQAILSVVLNADLEEQELGSTLGTFQSFTASFPPNLKGVAISSSDEIRTAHNAFGRTDAFLHEGKIHKPTGDEEAFHFVAYVPQSNVLYELDGLQKGPIVVDTVGAEEQEAGATAWLGIARKAIQDRMQQLGGEGSIKFNLMAVIEDKRVLLESQLADTAESDPQHDLLLSQIRMERDKRELWKAENQRRRHNYVPLCVQLLEELARDGSLRGLIEAAKTKLVENRRR; this is translated from the coding sequence ATGGCTTCTGGAGATGAATGGTGCACGATCGAGTCCGATCCTGGTGTCTTTACCGAACTGCTGGAGCAGCTTGGTTGCCCGCGCGTTGAGCTCCAGGAGCTTTGGAGTTTGGACGAAGACTCGCTGGCGCAGCTGACTTCATCCACAAACCGCGTCTACGGTCTTATCTTTCTGTTTCAATGGATTGGAGAGACGCAGAAAGAGCACGCCACGACGCAGACACCTTTAAATGAAGATGATATTCCATCCAATCTGTTTTTTGCCCATCAAGTCACCACTAACGCCTGTGCAACGCAAGCCATTTTATCCGTCGTACTCAACGCCGACTTGGAGGAGCAAGAGCTGGGGTCAACCTTGGGGACCTTTCAGTCATTTACCGCGTCGTTTCCTCCCAATCTCAAAGGCGTGGCTATATCTAGTTCGGACGAAATTCGAACCGCACACAACGCCTTTGGGAGGACGGACGCATTTTTGCACGAAGGCAAGATCCATAAGCCTAccggcgacgaagaagcctttcATTTTGTGGCGTATGTACCGCAGAGCAATGTTCTCTACGAGCTTGACGGTCTACAGAAGGGACCCATCGTCGTTGATACCGTGGGAGCAGAAGAACAGGAAGCTGGCGCTACGGCCTGGCTAGGCATTGCCCGAAAGGCCATTCAAGATCGTATGCAGCAATTGGGAGGTGAAGGATCGATCAAATTTAACCTCATGGCTGTAATTGAGGACAAGCGTGTGCTGTTGGAGTCCCAACTGGCTGATACGGCCGAGTCGGATCCACAGCACGATCTCTTGCTGTCTCAAATACGAATGGAACGCGACAAACGAGAATTGTGGAAGGCAGAGAACCAGCGGCGGCGTCACAACTACGTCCCTCTCTGTGTGCaacttttggaagaattggcCAGGGATGGATCACTCCGCGGCTTAATCGAAGCTGCAAAGACAAAGCTAGTGGAAAACCGAAGACGC
- a CDS encoding predicted protein, producing the protein MWLKKHLLAVALLLACVIATTLFQFRAFPGLPLHQAPIAVRLSKVKEKLKQENSKSLRPDPEALHQESGTSTARGRCAINLFGLPRAFQSLVLPSLVQNVLSPNSLYQCDYFVHYYFLTYEEAGRSGLGGRIDPDEILLLEQAVRDVSPNSVISFRFDHEQAFWDKYQPFIDKIRTAKDTDGRFLYFPWRDTSYVYPETLDNIVKMWHSIESAWEVMTKHELETSLRYDRVAVLRSDVVYVTPIDVFQDNWRLINDSDRVAVVPAFGRYPVNDRMIVGPREAVEIWAAQRFNRLETHIKFVQENHPGWGMHSERFIKWTINPAIRDSNTTIVEDGNICFFRVRADETVKINDCEDGKSVVAAPSIVENTGEGKAKLLESILGRKCLVRPPDSASTSLQCPKNMT; encoded by the coding sequence ATGTGGCTTAAAAAGCATTTACTGGCAGTAGCATTGCTTTTGGCCTGTGTGATTGCTACGACCCTGTTCCAGTTTCGTGCCTTTCCCGGCCTACCACTGCATCAGGCACCAATTGCAGTGCGCCTTTCCAAAGTCAAAGAGAAGCTCAAACAAGAAAATTCCAAGTCGCTACGACCAGACCCGGAAGCCCTTCACCAAGAGAGTGGAACATCGACCGCGCGAGGTAGATGCGCCATCAATCTATTTGGGTTACCCAGAGCTTTCCAATCACTAGTATTGCCTTCGCTTGTTCAAAACGTGCTGTCTCCTAACTCTCTTTACCAATGTGACTATTTTGTGCATTACTACTTCTTGACATATGAAGAAGCGGGACGATCGGGCCTTGGTGGCCGCATTGATCCGGACGAAATCTTGCTACTGGAACAAGCCGTTAGAGATGTCTCGCCAAATTCGGTCATCTCGTTCCGATTTGATCACGAACAGGCCTTTTGGGATAAATACCAACCATTCATTGACAAGATACGGACGGCCAAAGATACAGATGGACGCTTTTTGTATTTTCCTTGGCGTGATACATCGTACGTTTATCCAGAAACGCTAGATAATATTGTCAAAATGTGGCACAGCATTGAGTCGGCTTGGGAAGTAATGACGAAGCATGAACTTGAGACGTCTTTGCGGTACGATCGCGTCGCCGTACTGCGCTCCGACGTTGTCTACGTAACGCCAATCGACGTTTTTCAAGACAATTGGCGACTAATCAATGATAGCGACCGAGTAGCTGTGGTTCCTGCCTTTGGTAGGTACCCAGTCAATGATCGCATGATTGTGGGACCGCGAGAGGCCGTGGAAATATGGGCTGCACAGCGATTTAACCGGCTGGAGACGCATATAAAGTTTGTGCAGGAGAATCATCCGGGATGGGGTATGCATTCAGAAAGATTTATCAAATGGACGATAAATCCGGCCATTCGAGATAGCAACACAACCATAGTCGAAGACGGCAATATATGCTTTTTTCGCGTCCGTGCGGACGAGACGGTGAAGATCAATGATTGCGAGGACGGCAAGAGTGTGGTGGCTGCTCCATCAATTGTTGAGAATACAGGTGAAGGCAAGGCCAAACTGTTGGAGTCGATCCTGGGTCGCAAATGTTTGGTCCGGCCTCCAGATTCAGCGTCTACCAGTTTGCAATGTCCAAAAAACATGACATGA
- a CDS encoding predicted protein: MVMPYSDKYKPRVVDVADGCTAFDDPVTGETFILDVFQALDMTGDLQDPSLLCPNQLRANGLIVDDVPKHLCHNRKSTHSIYIPEMKLRISLELQGVMSGFQAWLPTQTEIETCVHVELTAQEAWDPSSDELGQQERIQETRMSNVAGTVSTLFPDRKSEISAVLSSVSSTLVDDDFVCGMEQSVRITSAVASSTVRTKLRHSTMEPMELSRRWGIGLSTAQKTLRVTTQKGLRTAVHPLHRRKGDAGMALEELFQDIGVPTHMHTDGAKELTTGHWRKVCQSYGPVKQTMSEPLTPWQNRAESEIRELKKQVLRIMSHEGIPQRFWDYVAEYVSEIRSRTAHPLYDLKGRTPIEHVTGENPDITEWLEYRMYQPVWYLDPGDFPEEKKLLGRWLGPAHRVGQAFCCWIVPKSGRVIARSTVQPVSEDKRGLDSFKTRLKDFDKSVQDFLNRGDAHLES; this comes from the exons ATGGTTATGCCGTATTCGGATAAGTATAAACCGAGAGTTGTTGATGTAGCTGATGGATGTACTGCGTTTGACGACCCGGTCACCGGTGAGACGTTCATTTTGGATGTGTTCCAAGCATTGGACATGACGGGTGACTTACAGGACCCTTCGTTGCTGTGTCCGAATCAATTGCGGGCAAATGGTTTAATTGTGGATGATGTCCCCAAACATTTGTGTCACAACCGCAAATCAACTCACTCTATTTATATTCCTGAGATGAAATTGcgtatttctttggaattacagGGAGTTATGTCAGGGTTCCAGGCATGGTTGCCTACCCAGACGGAGATTGAGACTTGTGTTCATGTCGAACTCACTGCACAGGAAGCGTGGGATCCTAGTTCTGACGAGCTAGGACAGCAAGAGCGTATACAAGAGACTCGGATGTCTAACGTAGCTGGCACCGTGTCTACGTTATTTCCCGATCGAAAATCGGAGATCTCAGCAGTCTTATCGTCCGTCAGCTCTACGCTTGTGGATGATGACTTTGTTTGCGGAATGGAACAGTCTGTTCGGATCACATCGGCTGTGGCTAGTAGTACTGTGCGTACCAAGTTGCGGCACTCAACGATGGAACCGATGGAGCTATCGCGTCGTTGGGGCATTGGCCTCTCGACGGCACAGAAAACTTTGAGAGTGACAACCCAGAAAGGTTTGCGGACTGCTGTCCACCCATTGCATCGCCG CAAGGGTGACGCCGGAATGGCATTGGAAGAACTCTTTCAAGACATCGGGGTGCCAACGCATATGCACACCGACGGAGCTAAAGAGCTCACCACTGGGCACTGGCGGAAAGTTTGCCAGAGCTACGGTCCGGTGAAGCAGACCATGTCTGAACCACTGACCCCGTGGCAAAACCGGGCGGAATCGGAGATCCGGGAACTCAAGAAACAAGTGCTTCGTATTATGTCCCATGAGGGTATTCCGCAAAGATTTTGGGACTATGTTGCCGAGTATGTTTCGGAGATTCGGTCTCGGACTGCTCACCCATTGTACGATCTCAAAGGTAGGACGCCCATCGAGCATGTCACCGGTGAGAACCCGGATATCACGGAGTGGCTGGAGTACAGGATGTACCAGCCTGTGTGGTACTTGGACCCTGGGGACTTCCCAgaggagaagaaattgcttggccgGTGGTTGGGTCCCGCACACAGAGTCGGACAGGCGTTCTGTTGCTGGATCGTTCCCAAGTCGGGACGAGTGATTGCACGGTCTACGGTGCAGCCAGTTTCAGAAGACAAGCGTGGATTGGACAGTTTCAAGACTAGGTTGAAGGATTTTGACAAGTCAGTCCAGGACTTCCTCAACAGGGGCGACGCACAC CTGGAAAGCTGA
- a CDS encoding predicted protein, protein MAADSANAFRGALGRIGWSVPAANAFTNEGFDAMDSLGLVTRDRLKDICKIIRRGTDGVAAVPAAGGNAAVAAAPGIPGIAIPMMWEYKLSGMHLWVSERLRQGTPVVAADFTAAIGNLYTRKVRELEEAKDEEDVQVKPPAPFSKETKWIPFFKLLVNYLSSVTGVNKVPLDYVVRKDDNVAAPDTEFETEHEKLVLLTPHTGTAFDKDNGKVWIQVKQLTVNGPAWTYVAPFEKKRDGRGAVKALNCHYEGDAVMSKSKAAAFDVLEHTTYTGERRNFGMEKYTNALSTAFQTLDEYGETLTESRKVDVFLRNNHCTDPKMLSGIAVIQGDADRMSNFAKAADYLALFTNTDTSQKTGRSISSAQRTSNNKKKPAIRAGNYTPNEWHQLSDKEKDEVRAKRAAAKASRDKNKRSAAAITRSSEKTDKGSADSVTNAGDQFALSNKKKKRKTVGFEGETSD, encoded by the coding sequence ATGGCTGCTGACAGTGCTAATGCGTTTCGTGGTGCGCTCGGGCGGATCGGATGGTCTGTTCCTGCGGCAAACGCGTTTACGAACGAAGGTTTTGATGCGATGGACTCCCTTGGCTTGGTTACTCGTGACCGTCTCAAGGATATCTGCAAGATCATTCGTCGCGGTACCGATGGTGTGGCCGCAGTGCCAGCTGCTGGTGGAAAcgctgcggtggcggcggcgcctGGCATCCCTGGGATAGCGATCCCCATGATGTGGGAGTACAAGCTAAGCGGAATGCATCTCTGGGTGTCTGAGCGTCTCCGACAGGGGACTCCGGTTGTTGCGGCGGACTTTACTGCGGCCATCGGAAACCTGTACACCAGGAAGGTGCGTGAACTAGAAGAAGCGAAGGATGAGGAGGATGTTCAAGTCAAGCCTCCGGCTCCGTTctcgaaggaaacgaagtggATTCCGTTCTTCAAGTTGTTGGTCAACTATTTGAGCTCCGTGACGGGTGTTAACAAAGTGCCGTTGGATTATGTCGTCCGGAAAGATGACAATGTCGCTGCACCGGATACCGAGTTTGAGACGGAGCACGAGAAGTTGGTGCTGTTGACTCCCCATACGGGGACGGCGTTTGACAAGGACAACGGGAAAGTTTGGATCCAGGTGAaacagttgactgtgaacggtCCAGCGTGGACTTATGTTgcgcctttcgagaagaaacgcgaCGGTCGTGGAGCGGTCAAGGCTTTGAATTGTCACTATGAAGGTGATGCGGTGATGTCCAAGTCCAAGGCGGCTGCGTTCGATGTGCTCGAGCACACCACCTACACTGGCGAGCGTCGTAACTTCGGGATGGAAAAGTACACAAATGCTTTGTCAACGGCGTTCCAGACTCTTGACGAGTATGGCGAGACATTGACGGAGTCCAGGAAGGTGGATGTCTTCTTGCGCAATAACCATTGCACAGATCCTAAGATGCTCTCGGGAATTGCGGTGATTCAAGGCGACGCGGACCGCATGTCTAATTTTGCAAAGGCGGCCGATTATTTGGCCTTGTTTACTAACACCGATACCTCTCAGAAGACAGGTCGGTCAATTTCAAGCGCTCAGCGGACTagtaacaacaagaagaagccggcTATTCGAGCTGGCAATTATACTCCAAATGAATGGCATCAACTTTCAGAtaaggaaaaagacgaagTCCGAGCCAAGCGAGCGGCCGCGAAGGCCTCTCGCGACAAGAACAAGCGCTCAGCTGCGGCAATCACTCGTTCGAGTGAGAAAACTGACAAGGGGAGTGCGGATAGTGTAACCAATGCAGGTGATCAGTTTGCTCtctcgaacaagaagaagaaaagaaagacggTTGGTTTTGAAGGCGAAACGAGCGATTGA
- a CDS encoding predicted protein → MGARTLNSRMSTGASDLLLPLVVTSNRAQTDPTAATMASIPHTFDGQVDASLDELETHLNSMGPDIGTGLRDTTISTPTRPRRRALSYPNVTTAENSTLLYCVSTLQAIALASFSFYWILRSFREGFQSLQTTLLLCVGPITQVGWLGWRWQSLPRRLFSSPADDAISTSSNASQQQQNLQLISLLPLLSFTLQLGLYGSVWKATRALVDSIPNWVFFSLQALRIGSIVEPYYLLASGSINSTMPGACKLTCTAAWKLLDIIQGVYALLISWGDANNVDPMLLLIWSAIAVLLFAAEWFTEWACKTFVLPPCGGVSCCLVDPSMAFNTIVYHDPCPNTSKTNLTTRVLVAPGLACWSALLAATILTKGVPDDWVD, encoded by the coding sequence ATGGGCGCTCGCACCCTCAATTCCCGGATGTCCACGGGAGCTTCGGATCTCCTACTACCCTTGGTGGTGACCAGTAATCGTGCTCAGACTGATCCTACCgctgcgacaatggcgaGTATTCCACACACTTTCGACGGTCAAGTCGATGCCTCTCTGGATGAACTGGAAACCCACTTGAATTCAATGGGACCGGACATCGGCACAGGTCTCCGGGACACGACGATCAGTACGCCCACACGACCCCGCCGTAGAGCTTTGTCATATCCTAACGTCACGACTGCCGAAAACTCTACTCTGCTGTACTGCGTATCGACCTTGCAAGCTATAGCGCTTGCCAGCTTTAGCTTTTACTGGATTCTGCGTTCCTTCCGCGAGGGTTTCCAGTCCCTACAGACTACACTTCTCTTGTGTGTGGGACCAATTACACAGGTTGGTTGGCTTGGCTGGCGCTGGCAAAGCCTTCCACGGCGTCTCTTCTCCAGCCCTGCGGACGACGCAATATCAACGTCCTCGAATGCTtcgcagcaacaacaaaaccttCAACTGATAAGTTTGCTCCCACTCCTTTCGTTCACTTTGCAACTTGGTCTCTACGGCTCTGTCTGGAAAGCAACACGAGCTTTGGTTGATTCCATACCGAATTGGGTATTCTTTAGCTTGCAAGCCTTACGCATCGGTTCCATCGTCGAGCCATACTACCTCCTTGCTTCTGGTAGCATCAATTCTACAATGCCAGGAGCTTGCAAACTGACATGTACAGCAGCGTGGAAACTTTTGGATATCATACAGGGGGTTTATGCGCTGCTCATAAGCTGGGGAGACGCCAACAATGTCGATCCCATGTTGCTTCTGATATGGAGTGCGATAGCGGTGCTATTGTTTGCTGCCGAATGGTTTACGGAATGGGCATGTAAGACCTTTGTCTTGCCGCCTTGTGGTGGTGTCTCTTGCTGTTTGGTGGATCCGTCAATGGCTTTCAACACGATTGTTTACCATGACCCATGCCCAAATACTTCCAAGACTAATCTTACCACCCGCGTGCTCGTCGCTCCTGGTCTAGCATGCTGGAGTGCTCTTCTAGCTGCTACCATTCTTACGAAAGGCGTCCCCGACGATTGGGTGGATTGA
- a CDS encoding predicted protein, which translates to MLHQAAQRVQRVVIRTAVGTTVVVGTVEWATHFPSQGRSSQFYHDLVDHIVTPTMRRILDPETAHHAGIFFAEQGLSPRFRPSALEQRCVVSNSVFGKTFPNPIGLAAGFDKDGEVVQEMLDLGFGFVEIGTVTPQAQPGNPKPRMFRLVEDLGIINRYGFNSQGASTVEKNLKSFRSPQPIDSAKLSWPRYIWNFLYPPRHQSGLVGVNIGKNKNSLDAIGDYVCNIRQLSSLADYMVLNISSPNTAGLRDLQQANSLRVLLTTCLTTRNEMTHRVPLLVKLAPDLTDEELDQIANVCLEVGIDGIIITNTTNHRPADLLSKHRGEIGGLSGKPVKDQSTECIRRLFRLTDGKIPIIGVGGVGSGHDAYEKLKAGASLVQVYSMMVYQGPGVISRIRHDLATLMLENGQRSIVDVIGADHEDIFWRKREERIAQKRRRDTRISIETLPVKKTEFA; encoded by the coding sequence ATGCTACATCAAGCTGCGCAACGCGTCCAACGCGTCGTGATCCGAACCGCTGTCGGAACGACCGTGGTTGTCGGTACTGTTGAATGGGCTACCCATTTTCCCTCGCAAGGGCGATCGTCTCAATTCTATCACGACTTAGTCGATCACATTGTGACTCCAACCATGCGACGAATTTTGGATCCAGAAACGGCTCATCACGCGGGAATATTTTTCGCCGAGCAAGGATTGTCACCGAGATTTCGACCGTCGGCGTTGGAACAACGCTGCGTTGTCTCAAATTccgtttttggaaaaacgtTTCCCAATCCAATTGGATTAGCGGCGGGTTTTGACAAAGATGGCGAGGTGGTGCAGGAAATGCTGGATCTGGGCTTTGGATTCGTGGAAATTGGAACCGTCACTCCTCAAGCCCAGCCGGGCAATCCAAAACCTCGCATGTTTCGACTCGTCGAAGACTTGGGCATTATCAATCGGTACGGATTCAATTCGCAGGGAGCAAGTACGGTTGAGAAGAATTTGAAATCGTTTCGGTCTCCACAACCTATCGACTCCGCCAAGCTTTCTTGGCCACGTTACATTTGGAACTTTTTATACCCGCCGCGGCATCAATCCGGTCTCGTCGGTGTAAATAttggcaaaaacaaaaattcccTGGATGCAATTGGAGACTACGTTTGCAACATTCGGCAGCTTTCAAGCTTGGCGGACTATATGGTCTTGAATATCTCCAGCCCCAATACTGCCGGATTGCGAGACCTACAGCAGGCAAATTCGTTGCGTGTGCTGCTTACGACTTGCCTTACCACGCGCAATGAGATGACGCATCGTGTTCCACTCTTGGTAAAGCTGGCACCCGATCTGactgacgaagaattggatcAAATCGCGAATGTATGTTTAGAGGTCGGCATAGACGGTATCATCATAACGAACACAACTAATCACCGTCCTGCCGATTTGCTCTCGAAGCATCGCGGTGAGATTGGTGGATTGTCGGGAAAACCCGTGAAGGATCAAAGCACTGAATGCATTCgtcgactttttcgtctAACGGACGGTAAAATCCCCATTATCGGAGTGGGGGGCGTAGGGAGTGGCCACGATGCATACGAAAAGCTCAAGGCTGGAGCAAGTTTGGTCCAAGTCTACAGTATGATGGTGTATCAAGGCCCGGGAGTCATTAGTAGAATTCGACATGATCTTGCCACCCTCATGCTGGAAAACGGTCAGCGTTCGATTGTAGACGTGATTGGGGCTGACCACGAGGACATCTTCTGGCGTAAACGCGAAGAGCGAATTGCCCAAAAGCGCAGACGAGACACCCGCATCTCGATTGAAACACTACCAGTAAAGAAAACGGAGTTTGCTTAA